CGATTTCCAAAATCACGTCGGTGCCGACGTCCAGTTGCTGCTGCAACCAAACCCGCGATGTTCCGTAAAAATTGCCAAACACCTCGGCATGCTCGAGAAAATCGCCGCGATCGCGCATGGCAATGAAATCATCGCGACTGACAAAATGATAATGCACGCCATCCTGCTCACCTTCGCGCTTGGCGCGTGTGGTGTGGGACACCGACACCTTCAGGTTGTCCATGGACTTGAGTAGCTGGGCAACCTGACTGGTTTTGCCCGCGCCCGATGGGGCAGAAATTACGTACAAGGTTCCTTGAGTCATATGCCTACCTCTTCAGAAACTCGACCAATTTTTGTAACGCCCTGGCGCGATGACTGATCTGGTTTTTGCGTCCGGCCACCAGCTGCGCCGAAGCGCAACCTTCTTCCGCAACAAAAAACAGCGGGTCATAACCAAAGCCACCGTTACCAGCCGGCGCATGTAAAATGCGCCCTTCCCAGGTTCCTTGTGCAATAAACGGTACCGGATCATCGGCATGACGCATAAACACGATCACGCACTGAAAACGCGCGGTCCGCTGATCATCTGCCACGGCCTGCAGCGCTTGCAGCAACTTGGCGTTGTTCGCCGCATCATTGCCCGGCTGACCGGCGTAACGTGACGAATAAATTCCCGGCTGACCGCCCAGCGCATCCACTTCCAGCCCGGAATCATCGGCAATGGCCGGCAATCCGCTGATGCGTGCCGCCTGGCGCGCCTTGAGAATCGCGTTTTCGACAAACGTTAAACCGGTTTCATCCACTTCGGGCACGTCGAATTGCGATTGCGGCAAGACCTCAATGCCGGTACCAACCAGCATCGCCTGAATTTCCGCCACCTTACCCTTGTTGCCGGTAGCCAGTACCATTTGCTGCATGGTTAGTCCTGCAACGCGGCCTTTTGTGCCGCAAGTAGTTCGGTGATGCCTTTTTTGGCCAACGCCAACATCGCCGCCAGTTGCTCGTCACCAAAGGTCTCACCCTCGGCGGTGCCCTGGATTTCGATGAAATGACCTTTGTCGTTCATCACCACATTCATATCAGTGTGCGCCGCTGAGTCTTCCGGATAATCCAGATCCAGCACCGGCTCGCCATCGACGATGCCTACCGACACGGAGGCCACACCGGCTTTCAGCGGATTGCTCTTGATATCGCCTTTGGCCATCAGGTGACGAATGGCATCGGCCAGCGCCACATAACTGCCCGTGATCGAGGCGGTACGTGTACCACCGTCGGCCTGGATAACGTCACAGTCCAGCGTAATGGTGCGCTCGCCCAATTTGTCCATGTCCATCACGGCACGCAATGAACGGCCTATCAGACGCTGAATTTCCATGGTGCGTCCACCTTGACCACCACGTGCGGCTTCGCGAGCCATGCGCTCGCCGGTAGAACGAGGCAACATGCCATATTCGGCAGTCACCCAGCCTTGGCCTTTGCCATTGAGAAAACGCGGCACGCGCTCTTCGATACTGGCGTTGCACAACACTTTCGTGTCGCCAAACTCAATCAGCACCGAACCTTCGGCGTGCTTGGTGTAATGACGGGTTATTTTGATTTGGCGCAGCTGATTTGTCGCTCTA
The window above is part of the Gammaproteobacteria bacterium genome. Proteins encoded here:
- a CDS encoding XTP/dITP diphosphatase, with product MQQMVLATGNKGKVAEIQAMLVGTGIEVLPQSQFDVPEVDETGLTFVENAILKARQAARISGLPAIADDSGLEVDALGGQPGIYSSRYAGQPGNDAANNAKLLQALQAVADDQRTARFQCVIVFMRHADDPVPFIAQGTWEGRILHAPAGNGGFGYDPLFFVAEEGCASAQLVAGRKNQISHRARALQKLVEFLKR
- the rph gene encoding ribonuclease PH codes for the protein MRPSGRATNQLRQIKITRHYTKHAEGSVLIEFGDTKVLCNASIEERVPRFLNGKGQGWVTAEYGMLPRSTGERMAREAARGGQGGRTMEIQRLIGRSLRAVMDMDKLGERTITLDCDVIQADGGTRTASITGSYVALADAIRHLMAKGDIKSNPLKAGVASVSVGIVDGEPVLDLDYPEDSAAHTDMNVVMNDKGHFIEIQGTAEGETFGDEQLAAMLALAKKGITELLAAQKAALQD